In Schistocerca cancellata isolate TAMUIC-IGC-003103 chromosome 7, iqSchCanc2.1, whole genome shotgun sequence, a genomic segment contains:
- the LOC126092342 gene encoding dynein regulatory complex subunit 6-like, which yields MSISLDDVPNEILLEIFSRCSVEDLVLNIQHVNSRWRSLARHPNLWQNLAFFPERSTSVKKIVTVLRAAPYLHSVILVANVEHSVIETLCECCPKIKSLQFYDTRPVTVVMLKMLLASLPNIEYLTLRSMDIDSEDFGYILSKFDKVRYLSLLHTFYTGSTLMRHLADGCKSLEYLRLDGIEVRDDSILYFIAKKGSQLKGLVLDGYGFGFTATSLTPIKICQKLIKLRFYDCSQLTEECFQNIVLLPELQILQIPNASHISPSAIKWTFRRIHYPRIVEIDLTNSRLDDSCAEILSQSCRNLQRLCVAMCKSLTDEGLKFICRCHKLQQLNVKGCNITDEGMQYLPQLPRLKHLNISRNDITDEGINYVLNCKQLVILKLNNCSVSYTSILNLSSHLNELMYLSILNNAHEMDFGSLEKIQSQKNSKLKIHMSYS from the coding sequence ATGTCAATCAGTTTGGATGATGTGCCAAATGAGATACTACTGGAAATATTTTCACGATGCTCAGTGGAAGATCTGGTGCTGAACATACAGCATGTGAACTCGCGCTGGAGGTCTCTGGCCAGACATCCAAATCTCTGGCAGAACCTTGCATTTTTTCCTGAAAGGAGTACATctgttaaaaaaattgtaacagTTCTAAGAGCTGCCCCATACTTGCATTCAGTTATTTTGGTAGCTAATGTTGAACATTCCGTTATTGAAACACTGTGTGAATGTTGCCCAAAAATAAAAAGCCTTCAGTTTTATGATACAAGACCAGTAACAGTGGTTATGCTGAAAATGTTGTTGGCTTCTCTGCCGAATATTGAATACCTGACATTAAGAAGCATGGATATTGATTCAGAAGATTTTGGTTACATACTAAGTAAGTTTGATAAAGTTCGGTATTTATCATTGTTGCATACATTCTATACTGGTTCAACTTTAATGCGCCATTTAGCAGATGGCTGTAAGTCATTAGAGTATTTGCGACTGGATGGAATTGAAGTAAGAGATGATAGCATACTGTATTTTATTGCAAAAAAGGGGAGTCAGTTGAAAGGACTTGTGCTAGATGGTTATGGGTTTGGATTTACTGCTACTTCTCTTACACCAATCAAAATTTGTCAGAAGCTAATAAAACTAAGGTTTTATGACTGTTCACAGTTGACCGAGGAGTGTTTCCAAAATATTGTGCTCTTACCAGAACTGCAAATTTTACAAATACCAAATGCATCTCATATATCGCCTTCTGCTATAAAATGGACTTTTCGGCGAATACATTATCCAAGAATTGTTGAGATTGACTTGACAAACAGCAGACTTGACGATAGTTGTGCAGAAATTCTGTCTCAGAGTTGTCGTAACCTTCAGAGATTGTGTGTAGCCATGTGCAAAAGTTTGACAGATGAAGGCTTGAAGTTCATCTGTAGGTGTCATAAACTGCAGCAACTTAATGTCAAAGGTTGTAATATTACTGATGAGGGAATGCAGTACTTACCACAGTTGCCAAGACTGAAACATCTGAATATTTCTAGAAATGATATTACAGATGAAGGTATAAATTATGTTCTCAATTGTAAACAACTTGTTATACTCAAACTCAATAATTGTTCTGTGAGTTATACAAGTATTTTAAATTTATCTTCACATCTTAATGAGCTCATGTATCTGAGCATTTTGAATAATGCTCATGAAATGGATTTTGGTTCACTAGAAAAAATTCAAAGTCAGAAGAACTCTAAGTTGAAAATACACATGTCATACAGTTAA